Proteins found in one candidate division WOR-3 bacterium genomic segment:
- a CDS encoding peroxiredoxin encodes MEKKLIMIGDKLPEIEVQTTHGKINLPKDYKGKWFILFSHPADFTPVCTTEFYAFQKRYKEFKENNVELIGLSLDQVYSHIKWIEWIKEKLNIEIEFPIIADERGEIAELLGMIHPQRGKNTVRGVFIVDPEGIIRAILYYPPELGRNIDEILRMVKAFQIADSEKVAMPANWPNNEIIGDKVILPPASDIKTAEYRKKKYENFDWWFCYKEIKAKS; translated from the coding sequence ATGGAGAAAAAATTAATAATGATTGGAGATAAATTACCTGAAATAGAAGTTCAAACAACTCATGGTAAAATAAATTTACCAAAAGATTATAAAGGAAAATGGTTTATCCTTTTTTCTCATCCCGCGGATTTTACACCTGTATGTACCACAGAATTCTATGCTTTTCAGAAAAGGTATAAAGAATTTAAAGAGAACAATGTGGAACTCATTGGTCTTTCCCTTGATCAGGTTTATTCCCATATAAAGTGGATTGAATGGATAAAAGAAAAACTTAATATTGAGATAGAATTTCCAATAATTGCTGATGAAAGAGGTGAAATTGCAGAATTGCTTGGTATGATACATCCCCAAAGAGGGAAAAATACAGTAAGAGGTGTTTTTATTGTTGATCCTGAGGGAATAATTAGAGCAATTTTATACTATCCTCCTGAGCTGGGAAGAAATATAGATGAGATTTTGAGAATGGTGAAAGCATTTCAAATTGCGGATTCAGAAAAAGTTGCCATGCCGGCTAATTGGCCTAACAATGAAATTATCGGAGATAAAGTAATATTGCCACCTGCTTCTGACATAAAAACAGCAGAATATAGAAAAAAGAAATACGAAAACTTTGACTGGTGGTTTTGTTATAAAGAAATAAAAGCCAAATCCTAA